ATTACTTATCGCTGGGCCCGCCTGACAAGCCCTCATAAAATAAGCAAGTGGAATCCATAAACTTAGCCTGCCTTAACACTCTCTCCCTTCATAAATATGCTTGATTCAGAATGGAGTGcagagcacatacacacacaaacacacgcgcacacacatacacatacacacatacagagagagtgtgagttGGAATATCTAATATATGAATCAAAGAGTCACTTTTTTGTTTGGATGTCGCTTTAGAATAAAGGTTTACGGGTGATATTTGGCCTAATAAGTGTTTTATAACGTGTCTTACTATACAGTATTTATCACCAATGTTAATTTCTACAGCAAccacatttatatattatttcaaTGGATATACTATTTATATTATTACAGAGGCTGCATTTATGGTGCCCACAGCAGGTGTTAGAGTaggcaaacacaaatacattataAAGGCTATACTTCTTATAAGTGCTATGTGAGGGATTCAAGCAAAgttatgattttttattttaagtatatattgtttaaatacttttaatTGATAtcctaaataaatatataaatagagagactgatttatataatttacaatAGTTGTCAGTTGTATTATAGGAATTTAAAGTTCTTCACATCATTCTCAAggataaaaaaagtaaaaaacaaagagcaaacaGAGTGAAAGAGCTGGGAAGAAGACAGCTCCACTTATCGTTAGTGTTAACAAAGAGGGTTAAACGGGAGGCTGCCTTTTGAATTCCTCTTCTggacactctctctttctcacatcACCATGTTTTCAGCTTCATTAAACTCCTTAAAGACAAAAGGAATAAAGAGGCAGGCgaagaaggaaaaaagatgagGGAAAAAACGAACAAAAGAGCTCCCTAACCAGACTTTGGCATAAATGTCACAGTCCAAACTCTTTATGGCTCCCTACTTAACATTAAGAACACTCTCAACAAAAATGCATTTCTTGTTTAGAAAACGTTTCTTGGACAGAAGTCAAACATATTATTCCGCCGCTAAAAAGCGGAGGAACACAGGCGGCTCACACAAAAAAGGGCACTTTCATTGTAATTCATTGACTTGTTCAAAACGCCAGGCGAAGAAAGGGGGCTAGACATTAATAGCCGCAGATGCCCTCATGAAGGGAGGGTCTATATGGCCTTTGTTCGCGCCCAGTTAAACAGTTTAAAAGGAGGGTTAACTCAATCCATCAAATTGTCTGAAATTGTGAGGAAATTTCAAAAACCATATGGCCTCCAAACGTTTGCGTCCTTTCTGTGCGGTGGGACACACTTGTCTCAGTATTGCTGCCTGCGGGGGACCGGCCCTGCGCCTTTGTGGCCCGTCCCATCAGGGAACTGCTGCTCATTTGTCCCCACTTTTCATGCTTTACGCACGAAATTACGGCCCAGTCCCGCAGAACAAAAACAGGGCTCAATAAAGGCCCGGAGAAAACTGGCccaaaactttgtgtttttttgtggcatcctcctctttttttctctctcccccccggcACCAGATTTGTGTTTCTCACATAAATTTTTGCCACGAATGGAGAAACACGTCTGAGGGTCAAGAAGCCACGATACGCATTTAGGCTGCTGAAAGGGGACGTGAGATTCAAGCCACAAAATGTTTAGAGCATCATAGTAGAAAAGGATACAAAAGGGACAAAATAGTTGAGGATAATAACTCTAAATGGGCCGATTTTCATGGGCTTACACGCCCAGATTTGGCAAAGAGAGCGTGTTACTAAATGATTTTTGTCTCCAATAGAaacgacaacaaaaaaaactctaGGCTTTTATatccacaaaaaataaaaaagaaaccccGATGTTAATTCAAGAATTGCAACATAAAAGAAATATTCAGAAAAGCCATTTTATTCCCATAGTAGCCTATATACATTACAGTCTGTGCATTGGTTTTTCAAATAATGTCCTGAATTTAGAAAGGCACTTACAGGTGTACAAAACATAACAAATTTAGGCTATAACTGTAAATCTATTGTATCCAAACAATAAATCTGAAAGTAGCCTACAGCTCGTCAAAATCACCGCAGTGTTCTCTGGTGTTGTTCTGTCGCCATCGCTGGAGCATTTTCCCCAGAATCAAAACGCACAAAAAAAGCATGTGAACGTCCGAGTTGGCCTTTTTCACgttcagcatcatcatcatcatgcacTGCAGCAGCGGGGACCACTAATATATGAACTGAAGgcaggtgatgatgaagaggaggaggaggaagaggagccggcAGTGACAGAAGTGACTCAATGGCGACTTGGCTCAcggtaaaaagacaaaaagcgtttaaataaaaaaaaatataatattataaagtcaaaaataaatagataatgATCACAAATCAAATCATGCATTTACATGCAAAATAATGGGAAACTGGAgcactttgagtgtgtgtgtgtgtgtgtgtgtgtgtgtgtgtgtgtgtgtgtgtcacaggccTTTAGGAAAGCAATGGAACAGGTGTGTGCGcgtgtaaatgtttgtgtgcgtgtgtgtgcgtgtgtgtttgtttgtgtgtgtgttggcctgtAGTGTACAAAAATAATAAGTTACTCATGTCATGTTCGACCATATTGCTCTGATTGCATGGAGTAACAGTTCGCGTATGGATACACTGTAAAATACCACTGCATATTTCTGGGTCAGTGTTCATGCTTCACTATGAATAGGTCTATCTGTGCCGATataaaaatcattacattttggtaCACGTTCTGAGATATGGTATACAATATAAGCAGTAAGTTACAAGTCCTCGgtgggattttcttttttctctctatcGTCTCTGAGTGTTTGTTCTCGCCTCCTCGGCCCCACGCTGCGCCATCAGTCATCCACATCAATCTCCACGTCCTCGTCCTCTGAGCACTCTTTACTCGTTGTGTGGTCTGAGAACGGAGACAGCGGCGACGTCCGCAGTTTCTGGGCGAGCCCGTGGTCCCGCTTGCCTCCCCGCGCCGGGGACGCGGGGCGCGGGTGGCCCAGCGTGCCGTTGGCGCATTTCTCCAGGTCCGCCAGCTTGGCGAGCTTTTCCAAGGGGACCTGGCCTACGGCCTTGGCCGACTCCACGTCGGCCTTCATCTCTTCCAGGTCCCGTTTTAGCTTGGCTCTGCGGTTCTGAAACCACGTGATGACCTGCGCGTTTGTCAGGCCGAGCTGCTGCGCGATCTGGTCCCGGTCGGCTGGGGACAGGTACTTCTGGTACAGGAAGCGCTTCTCCAGCTCGTAGATCTGGTGATTGGTGAACGCCGTCCGGGACTTCCGACGCTTCTTCGGGGTGGTCCTCTGGCCGAACAGAGTCATCCCGTCCCGGCCTGTAAGGGTGGAGAGGAggctgagttaaaaaaaaacactgaaatatgCAGGTGCTCGGTTTTTTTATCCGCACCGCTGCAGTGCGTGCGTAAAAGTGATCACATCGCAAAAATAACAGTGGCAGTGATGTGTGAATCACTAAAACCTTTAAGCCCTTATGGGAACAGGTAATTACAGGAATATTACACAGACACCACTGGGAAATATTGAGCAGCAGACACATGAGGCCTTAATATATTAAAGAAAAGCTGTGGCGATTTATTTCGATGAAGAACAAAATTACCACGGCTTTGTTCGATGAGACATTTTAAGAAGATAAGTATGCATTAATTAacgcaacagaaaaaaaagtactGTTGTTTTGAGAAAGCCAATTTAATGACTATGAAATGcaatataatttaaatttgtCCAGTGCAGGCCTGTGCgtaatttaaagaataaaggAAAAAATGCATTGCATGATACAACgtttccaaaatgtatttgtgatgCGGTGACTCAGTGCGGATGGATCTTTACCTTCCGCCGCCTGCAGCACGCTGACTTCCAGCCCCTTGAAGGTCTTGCTGGCCAGCTCCTCCAGCGCGGAGAGCGGGGAGGTCTGGTTGAGCAGAGCGCGGCTGGACAGGGGGATGCTGGACGGACGGTGCTTCTCGGAGGACGAGATGAGGTGCGCCGTGCCGCAGATCGTGTAGCTGCGCTTCACGGACGGCTTGTTCAGGATGTCCTCGATGCTGAAGGGGGTGAGCGGCTTGTTGGAGTTGGCAGGAGGCGGCAAGTGGTCCAGCGGACTTCGCCTCCTGTTCTCCACTGCATCACATTTGGCCACCTCTTTGGATGTCATCATTGGTTTGCGCGCAGAGTTCACGCAGGACTTCGTTGCGATATTACCACAAAAAACCAAGGGAGGAAAGTCACATAACACTTAGGGAGGTtcgaagaaaataaaaaataaagatgcagaggggagaagaaaagaaaatcttaTTCCAAAATGTGGGGGGTTGCCTGCAAAGTGTCGATCCTCGGGAGCAGCGGGTCCGCAGGAGTGAGATGCCTCCCTGAAAATGGCGAGGTCCACAAGAGTTGACGATTACTAACAAGTTATCGTCGATTGGTAGGTAATCAATTATCTCCAGTGGCACTTTCGCCCTCTTCCCTTTCACTCTTTGACTATGTTGCAGTCCAGTGCAGGGCTTTTTGCGACTGGGGGTGTCCCATTAATTAGGACGCATGgctggaaggaggaggagcccgGCGGAATTATAATGCTTTGTGCTCTTATCATCTTTGGTCTAATTTAGTCGTGTGGTGAGACACCAGAATAGGTATATGGGGTAAATGAggggaagcagagagagagagaaaaggagagagagagagggagagagagagagaaagagagagggatgaggaggggaGAGAAATCACAATCCGTAGCCTACTTAAGCGTTTTTACGCGTAAAACTTCCAGTTTCAGTCCAGCAGCATGCAGGGGTTTCTaggcttttatttaaaaagtatatGGATTATCCGGATTTGAttcgaaagaaaaaaaaaaaacgataagtcctctCAGGGGTTTGCTGTAGGTGTCGCAGCCATAGTCAGAAGGATATTTTCTCTCGACCCAAAGCGTGGATGATCCTTTGTTTTGTAAAGGTAATGTAAGAGCTGGGCCATATATCACCTCTGACGATACCTCCTCTGGGGCGGGAGAGAAGGAGCACCATGCATCCCTCTCAGCAACGCCAGAGCTCGGTCATAACTCAGGCGAAAGGGGCCGCTTTTATATCATCCGAGAAATAGTTCATCTCCTCTCAAATTTCCCCGCGTCCTCCAGGTTTGACATGATGGCTTTATCTGGGTGCTGCTCTCTAAACGCCACCACGGGCTGTTTGCATAAGAAAAACTATCGTTGCAGTGGAGGATAAAAAACATTGGCATTTTTTCACATCGAAATTGTGTTCTTTTTCTTatgcaaagaaatgtaaattattgtttttttttatttaaagacattgcggtttttatttaatgccttttattttatttttgttaaagggaacttttgtgtttttaaaaactatagtacattattattttaattattatgttACTGGTgtcctttgttgttgttttcaaatatataaaataatgttaataataacgATCATAATATTTaacaatataaatgttttgCTTCATATTTATGCCAGATTAAAATGCTGTAAGTGAATAGTGTTTTGTTATAATAGTATTACGTCACTGATGAccagtggaaagaaaacatcaacatgataatgatgataaatGCAAATTCGCATTTTTGGCCGATTTGTTATTTCAATGTTTCCAGTATATACTTTTTTATTAAAGGATAACATGATTTTATTTGATAAGCCTGCGTCTCTACACTGCAAATGAGGTAATTTAACAGCATACGTTTCCTACAGGGTTCAGTTTCTCACGGTGATGAAAGTATAGGactgaaaacacaacggaaAAATGAGGAAGTTATTTTAATTTGCTCTGATCTTTTGACAGAAGAGAAACAACAATGGTACTTTCATCTGAACCAAacttaatttcatttaattagaaattttcgttttttttatgacaataagaaagaaagaggcaAAGATTAAGATTCGATTTCTAACTGCTTCCATCTCCAGTTTATTTGGTCATGGTTATGAAAGTAAAATAGCAGCCAGGCACTTTAAAGcacatgttttatttgctgCAGGTGGGGGGGTGCTGGATCTGATTTCAGGAGCAGAGGTGATCATTTGATTTTGGCTGAAATTCAAACCTCCTGCATGTTCCTGtcacgcttttttttttacttccccACTCAAAATCTGTTCATCTACTCTAATGACACAACTCTGAGCTGCAGCAATTAGAAACAAGCAGAGGTGTCCTGCCCCAAACTATTCATGAGGCTACTTTTAAACTTTAATGGTTGACTAAagactttattaacatcacacaaatTTAGATTCATTAAAATGGTATGAATGTTTGAATGGTAATTTA
This is a stretch of genomic DNA from Pleuronectes platessa chromosome 3, fPlePla1.1, whole genome shotgun sequence. It encodes these proteins:
- the lbx1b gene encoding transcription factor LBX1b produces the protein MMTSKEVAKCDAVENRRRSPLDHLPPPANSNKPLTPFSIEDILNKPSVKRSYTICGTAHLISSSEKHRPSSIPLSSRALLNQTSPLSALEELASKTFKGLEVSVLQAAEGRDGMTLFGQRTTPKKRRKSRTAFTNHQIYELEKRFLYQKYLSPADRDQIAQQLGLTNAQVITWFQNRRAKLKRDLEEMKADVESAKAVGQVPLEKLAKLADLEKCANGTLGHPRPASPARGGKRDHGLAQKLRTSPLSPFSDHTTSKECSEDEDVEIDVDD